Within Flagellimonas maritima, the genomic segment AAGGCAGCTGATGCAACATATATGGACACCGATTTAAAGGAATTTTTCAATAGAAAGGCACAAGGAATTAAAAAGACATTGGAAAGCTTGGTTTAAATATTATTCCAATTTGTTGAGTTCGATTTCCATTTCTCTCTGTATATTTTTGGCTTTTTCTGCAGCTGCTTCAGCAAAATCCATGTTGTTTGAAGCATAAAGAATTCCTCTGGAAGAGTTAACAAGTAATCCTATATTTTTTGTGATACCATATTTGCAAACTTCTTGCAAGTTACCGCCCTGTGCACCTACACCTGGCACTAAAAGGAAGCTCTCAGGTACAATTCTCCTAATATCTTGCAAGTAAACTGCCTTCGTGGCACCCACAACATACATCAATCTTTCTGCATTTTTATAAGATTTTGATTCTTCCAAAACCTCTTTGTATAGCTCTTGTCCATCAATACGCTTTGTTTGAAAGTCGTATGCACCCTCATTTGAGGTCAATGCAAGCAATATGGTGTGCTTATCTTCAAAAGATAAAAAAGGTTCTATAGAATCTTTTCCCATATATGGCGCTACGGTGATTGAATCAAAATTCAAGGTTTCAAAAAAAGCTTTCGCATATCTCGTGGAAGTGTTTCCGATATCCCCCCGTTTTGCATCTGCGATGGTGAAAATATTAGGATGTTCAGAATTTAGATAATCCATCGTTTTCTCCAAGGATTTCCATCCTTTAAGACCGTACGCTTCATAGAAAGCAATATTTGGCTTATAAGCAACACAAAATTGATTCGTAGCATCTATTATTTCCTTATTGAAGGAAAAGATTGGGTCCTTTTCTGTGAGTAAATGTTTTGGAATCTTATCCAAATCGGTATCAAGCCCTATACATAGAAAAGATTTTTTTTTATGAATCTGTGAAACTAAATGGTCTATTTTCATTAAAATTTGGTTCTCGACTGCGCTCGAACTGACATTCAATTCAGAACTACTGACTACTGACTACTGACTACTGACTACTGACTACTGACTACTGACTACTGACTACTGACTACTGACTACTGACTACTGACTACTGACTACTGACTACTGACTACTGACTACTGACTACTGACTACTGACTACTGACTACTACTGACTACTAACTACTAACTACTAACTACTAAATTTAAAAAATCTCCGAGGCCTCCTTTAGCTTCTCCGTGTTTTCTACCAGCATTAACTCGTCTATGATTTTCTGAATATCTCCATTGATTATGTTTTGTAAATCGTAGAGCGTTAAACCAATTCTATGATCCGTAACTCTCCCCTGTGGATAATTGTAGGTTCTAATTTTTGCCGAACGATCACCACTGCTGACCTGCGAGTTTCTTTTGGCCGCATCTTCCTCCTGTTTTTTGGCCAACTCTAAATCGTATAATCTTGAACGCAATACTTTAAATGCTTTTTCCTTGTTTTTGTGTTGGGATTTTTGGTCTTGGCATTGCGCGACCAAGCCTGTAGGAACGTGTGTCAACCTAACTGCGGAATAGGTTGTGTTCACGGATTGTCCACCAGGTCCTGATGAACAGAAAAAATCGATACGAACATCTTTTGGCTCGATCTGTACATCAAAATCCTCGGCTTCGGGAATCACCATTACCGTAGCAGCACTTGTATGAACACGGCCTTGGGTTTCCGTTTGTGGTACACGTTGCACACGGTGTACGCCTGCTTCAAACTTTAAGGTCCCGTAAACATCCTCACCATTTACCTCAAAATGGATTTCCTTATACCCGCCACTGGTTCCTTCGCTCAAATCTATAATATTGGTTTTCCATCCTTTGGACTCACAATATTTGGCGTACATGCGATAGAGATCACCAGCAAAAATACTGGCTTCATCACCACCGGTTCCAGCCCTTACTTCCATTACTACGTTCTTTTCATCTTCCGGGTCTTTGGGGATTAGGAGGAACTTTATTTCATCTTCCAATTTTGGGAGTGCATTTTTCGCTTCTTCCAATTGCATCTTGGCCATTTCCAACATTTCGGCATCACTACCGTCAGAAATAATCTCTTCTGCTTCGTCAATATTGTTGCTAAGCGTTATATATTCATCACGTTTATCGACCAGAAGTTTTAAATCTTTGTATTCCTTGTTGAGTTTTACATATCTTTTCTGGTCTGAAATGATATCTGGTTGAATAATAAGGTCGGCAACCTCATCAAAACGTTGTTTTACTATATTGAGTTTGTCAAGCATAAATCAATCCGCGTTAAGATTACGAATTTACGATTAATTTGTACATTTAATAACAGCTATGAGCGCACTACTTCGCCTTACTACCTATTACTTGGCTTTTTTCTTCAGTAAATCTATTTTGGCAATTTCTATTGGGCTAACCGTGTTCTTATGTATCGCCAAAATTCCTTTTATGGCCATTACGTTTTCCAAAATAATATTTCTGGGTTTGGTGTTTTTTCTTTTTAAAGAAGAAAAATTAAAACAAAAACTTATCTTTTATAAGAACTTTGGGGTTTCAAAAACCTTACTGCTTTTGCTAGCAATTGTTTTTGACACCATAATATCAGTAATAATCTATTTAATCTTTTTGTGGATTGATTCTTGAAATAGATAACATAGAATTGAATTTTGGTCCAAGAAAAATTCTGTTCGGTATTTATCTTAAAGCAAAGGAAGGTGAAGTAACTGGAATTTTAGGAAGAAATGGATGCGGAAAAACATCTCTCCTTAAAATAATATTTGGCAGTTTAAAACCAAAATACAAATCTATAAGAATCGATGGCAAAAATCGTAAGGATAGATTATTTTTATCAAATTCCATAGCATACCTTCCCCAACATCAATTACTACCAAATAACATCAAAATCGAAAAAATCTTCAGTTTATTCAATGTGGACTGGAATAGGTTTACAGAAATTTTCAAAAGTTTTAAAGTTTACGAAAAGTATAAGGTTTTTGAGCTCTCAAGTGGTGAAATAAGAATATTGGAAACATACTTGATTTTGAATAGAGATTTTAAAATCATTTTATTGGATGAGCCATTTTCTTTTATCGCTCCCATATATGTGGATATTTTTAAAGATATGATCTTATCAAAGAAAAAAAATAGAATAACCATCATTACGGATCATTTCTATAATGATGTAATGAATATAGCAAACACCCTCTATTTATTGAAAAATGGCCATTCCAAACTCATCAACAATATTGATGATTTAGTAAACGACGGATACTTAAGCTCTAGTTCCCAACAAAAGTAGTTCCCAATGTAAGAATGTAGGCGCTAAGGCCATCGCTTCTGTCGTAGTGGCTAAAGCGCAAATCAATGGTCTTTAATCCAAATGAAAAAATCTTGGAGTTTGCGAAGATATCCTTGTACTGTAAACCCAACCCATATTGGTGTGCGTCATACTTTGACAAATCGTAATCAGAGGTATAAAATTCAAAGGTTGAAAGTGCGTCTTCCTTCTCAAAAAAGTAATCTGCTGCAGATTGTGTATAATATCTGTAAGTAGGATACAATGTGAACTTATTGGTTACTTTAAATGGCGCCTCCAAACTAGCCGTATGTGAGGTTATGCCCCAGTCGTCCCAATAGAAACGATAATAGGAACGCAAAACCAAGAGGTCGTTCACATAATAATTCAATCTGCCCCCAAAGGGGATTTTAAATCTGTTATCAGGTAACCGTTCCACGTCATCTGCCAATTGAAAATCATCAATAAAGAAGTTTTCCGCATTCCCAAAATAAATCCTTTGAAAAGGAGTGCTCAACAAACCACTTTGCGAGACTACATCCATGAAAAGAGCGCCCTGTAATTTTTTGTTTAAAATTTGGGAAAAACCCAGTGATAGGGCATAAGAATTTCTATTCGCTTCTGAAAATTCAGAAAAAGCAGGATCATAGGTGCCATCTCCCTCAATACGATCATCAAAAAAACCTTCGCGCAGTTCTATGGGATAAATAAGATCCCATTTATCCAAATATACATTTCCACCAATAGTGAGCTCTGTGTTTTTATCATTAAAGAGTCTTGTATAACTTCCTCCAAAACCAATTGAAAAATAATCGTATTCCGATGATAAATATGCGTTTGCACTCCAAATGGAATTTCTGTTTTCTGAACTGTGCCGGTAACTAGGATTTATATAGGTCAATACATCCCGTCTGGATTCTCCAGATGACGCATCGAACGGTGTGGTGTTCAGGTTATTTCCATCCAATGGATTCACATTGCTGGAAGAAGCAGAGGTGTAAGCGGAAAGTCCTACATCTACGGTCAATACATCATCATCGTTTATGGGTATTCGTAAAACAATCGTGGATGTGGCATCAGTAAGTTCTTCTGTACCTTCCCCACCGGTGACCGCAGCGTTTTGACCATCTTGCTCATAGTAGCTGAACAAAAGGTCAATTTCACTGGTCTCCAATACACGTTTTTTATAGGATGTAGTGTTTTGTTGCGCCTGTGCAAAAGAAATATTAAGAAGAAAAATCAATATAAGTGATAAGCGACAACGGTACTCATTGTGTTGGGAGCTGAAAATCTTTGAAGAAAATCTTTCAATTTTCAAATTTGAACTTTTTGCTTTAATTGCAGCCACAACCGCCTCCTGTTTTACCACCATTTGCACCTGCCGAAGCCTCTCGGTATATTTGAAAATTAGTTTCAAAACGTTCATAGGTGCGGGCTCCCAATTGCATTTCCACATCATTGAGATAGACCTTATCGTACTCTTTCACTGCGACACAAGAACTACTGAATATTAAAAGAGCAAATAAAATTAGGATTTTTCGCATTTTTAAATTTACTGTTTTTTATCAAAAATGATTCCCGAACTTTTTTGAACCTTGTTGTCCGAATCCACCACAACCACCTCTACTCCATCAATCTGGTTAATCAAATGGATTCCACTATCCTTTCCCATAATGAACACTGCTGTAGCTAGAGCGTCACATAATTCCGCATTCTTTGCAAAAACAGAAACACTGTTGATTCCCTTTGTAGGGTAACCTGTTCTGGGGTCGATAATATGGGAATATCTTTCCCCGTTCAACATAACAAATTTCTCATAATTGCCAGAAGTGGCTACAGAAGATTCAACGATTGGCAACCAACTGAATACTTTATCCTTACTTAAAGGATTTGCTATGCCTATCAACCATTTTTCACCACTGGTTTTAGTTCCCCAAGTGGTCAAATCACCAGATGCATTTATTACACCGGCTTTTACTTGGTTAGAGACCATTAGTTCCTTTGCCTTATCTGCAGCAAATCCCTTACCAATTGCCCCAAAGCCAATCCTCATGCCCGTATCCTTTAAATAAACAGTTTGTTCAAGTGTATCAAGCACAATTTTCTCGTACCCTATATTTTCCACAGACCTTTGTACGTATATTTTAGCGGGCAATTTTTTCATGGTGCCGTCAAACTTCCAAATTTTATCCATTGATGCATAAGTGATATCAAAAGCCCCATCGGTTATTTCCGAAATCTTTTTACATCGTTCTATCAACCGGAATAATTCTAAAGAAACCTTTACTGGTTTTACACCAGCATTTTTATTGATCAAGGAAGTTTCAGATGCTTCGTCCCAAGAGGAAATCATTTTTTCTATCCGCTTTATCTCTGATACGGCCTCATCTATGTCCAAATAACCAATGTCCTCGTTGGGAGCAATCACAGTTATTTCGAACCTGGTGCCCATAAGCTTTAATGTTCTTTTTACAGTGACCTCTTCCTGCACCTGTCCTTTGGACAGCATACAAAATAGGCTGCAAAAGAGAACAATGTGTGCTTTCATTTTAAAAAATCATTCAATAGCGAAATATATTCTTTTGTGGTATTCCTAGGGCTATAACTTGTTATGCCTAAAACTGACTCTTGTTTATCCATAATCACCACTAATGGAAAATGACCGCGTGGATTATATTTTTCTGCGAGTGATTTATGTGAATCCAGTTTATCTGCTGGCAATTGGTTTTTCTTCTTTCTTGGAAAGTCCGCATTGTACAATACATAATGAGAAGATGCATAATTTTTAAAGTCATCAGAATCAAATACCTTACGCTTTAAACGGATACAGGGCGCACACCAATCTGAACCCGAAAATACCAAAATGATGGGTTTGTCCTCTTCATTGGCCAACGCAACGGCAGCATCAAAGTTCTCTTGCCACAATTGTGCTTGCAACGTACCAAAGAGCATGCAAAATGTTATGAACAGTAGTTTTTTCATCTGACCGACCAAAATAATATTTAACTATTCGAAAACTCGAAGGATAGTACCTGTAAGCTCTGTATTAAAAACGCGTAACGGATTGCTGGTTATTGAATTTAGAGGTGTTCCATTCTGATTGAATCTTGAACCGTGGGTGGAGCATCTAAAAATACCACCATCCTCAGAAATAAAACGTACCTCTTCTGTTTGCTGATGACTACAAATTTGGCTTGCCGCTATAAGGTTTCCTTCTAAATTCCTGGCAACCACAATATCTGTATAGCCCAAACTTGGATTGGATTTTACCAGAATAAATCCACCGTTGTCAGCTAAAGGAGCAGCATCGGAAGAAGTTAAATCAACTGTAAAATCTACCCCATCCGGTTCCGGAAATGTTTCAAGGTCTTCGGAATCACTGGAACATCCATGTAAACAGGGAAAAGTCAAGGCAAAAGCAGCACCGGCGCCTAAACTTTTCAAAAAAGCTTTTCTTTCCATAGCGTGAGGTTTATTTAAAGAACGCTAAAACGACCTTAATCGTATGCTAATATTCAAACTTACCGAATGTGCTCTGTATCGTCAATTTCTTATGAGCAGCCTTTTCAACTCGACCCACAATTTGAGCATCAACATTGAATTTTTTTGAAATTTCAATGATATCATTTGCAACCTTTTCACTAACATAGAGTTCCATACGATGACCACAGTTAAAGACTTGGTACATTTCCTTCCAATCGGTATCTGATTGTTCTTGTATCAATTTAAAAAGTGGTGGGACGGGAAAGAGATTATCCTTTATAATGTGCAATTTTTCCACAAAATGAAGAATCTTGGTTTGGGCTCCACCGCTACAATGAACCATTCCATGAATTTGCTCAGAAGTATACTTTTCCAATACTTTTTTGATAATTGGCGCATAGGTCCTTGTGGGTGATAATACCAATTTACCTGCATTTATAGGTGAGTTGGGTACGGAATCGGTAAGTGTTGTATTGCCAGAGTAAATTAATTCTTTAGGTACGGATGGGTCATAACTCTCAGGATATTTTTTGGCTAGATATTTCCCAAACACATCATGCCGCGCAGAAGTAAGGCCATTACTGCCCATTCCGCCATTGTACCCGCTCTCATAAGTTGCCTGTCCAAAAGAGGCCAGACCAACAATAACGTCTCCCGCTTTAATATTGGCATTATCGATAACATTTTTTCTTTCCAAACGTGCGGTGACCGTAGAATCCACAATAATGGTACGCAACAAATCCCCTACATCCGCAGTTTCACCACCCGTTGAATAAATATTGACCCCATGTTTTGATAAATCCGATATCAATTCTTCGGTACCGTTGATAATGGCTGAAATAACTTCAGCAGGAATCAAGTTTTTGTTTCGACCTATAGTGGAAGAAAGCATAATAGTATCGGTAGCCCCAACACAAATTAAATCATCCACGTTCATGATAAGGGCATCCTGGGCAATTCCCTTCCAAACAGAAATATCACCTGTTTCCTTCCAATACAAATATGCCAATGAAGATTTAGTGCCGGCACCATCGGCGTGCATTACCAAACAATGCTCTGCACTACCAGTAAGATAATCGGGTACGATCTTACAAAAAGCCTTTGGAAAAAGCCCTTTATCAATATTCTTAATCGCATTGTGCACATCTTCCTTTGATGCTGAAACACCGCGCTGAGCATATCTCTTACTTGTATCTGAGGACATAAATTCAGTTTGGGCAAAAATAGAGCAATACCATTAATTTATAACGAAACGAAGCAGTCTTTATAGAGCTTTCTTATTTGGCAAACAAAAGTTCCCTATATTTTGTAAATGGCCATAGTTCATCTGAAATCAATTTTTCAATTTTGTCAGATTGCTCCCGAATCGTATCAAAATAAGGTTTTACGTTGTTACAGTAAGCACGGGATTTTCTCTCGGTGGTTGATAATCCATTGGCTCTTTTGCGCGCAGCTGTCATTTCATCGGTCAATTTCTTTATTTCCATCATGTGCTCTCCCAACTGCTCCAAAATATTCAATTGGCTTTCCGCAACTTTCTTATGGGCGGCACCATAAACTTCTTTTAGACCTTTAATATTCTCCAAAAGTAAATTTTGATAAGAAAGTGCAGCAGGTATAATATGGTTGTAGACCATTTCACCCAAAACCCTTCCCTCTATTTGAACATTAAAAACATAAGCCTCATATTCAACCTCTTGGTGCGCGTTCAATTCTACTTCGTTCATAACATCCATAGTCTTAAAAAGTGCG encodes:
- the prfA gene encoding peptide chain release factor 1 is translated as MLDKLNIVKQRFDEVADLIIQPDIISDQKRYVKLNKEYKDLKLLVDKRDEYITLSNNIDEAEEIISDGSDAEMLEMAKMQLEEAKNALPKLEDEIKFLLIPKDPEDEKNVVMEVRAGTGGDEASIFAGDLYRMYAKYCESKGWKTNIIDLSEGTSGGYKEIHFEVNGEDVYGTLKFEAGVHRVQRVPQTETQGRVHTSAATVMVIPEAEDFDVQIEPKDVRIDFFCSSGPGGQSVNTTYSAVRLTHVPTGLVAQCQDQKSQHKNKEKAFKVLRSRLYDLELAKKQEEDAAKRNSQVSSGDRSAKIRTYNYPQGRVTDHRIGLTLYDLQNIINGDIQKIIDELMLVENTEKLKEASEIF
- a CDS encoding DUF4266 domain-containing protein — translated: MRKILILFALLIFSSSCVAVKEYDKVYLNDVEMQLGARTYERFETNFQIYREASAGANGGKTGGGCGCN
- a CDS encoding FAD:protein FMN transferase encodes the protein MKAHIVLFCSLFCMLSKGQVQEEVTVKRTLKLMGTRFEITVIAPNEDIGYLDIDEAVSEIKRIEKMISSWDEASETSLINKNAGVKPVKVSLELFRLIERCKKISEITDGAFDITYASMDKIWKFDGTMKKLPAKIYVQRSVENIGYEKIVLDTLEQTVYLKDTGMRIGFGAIGKGFAADKAKELMVSNQVKAGVINASGDLTTWGTKTSGEKWLIGIANPLSKDKVFSWLPIVESSVATSGNYEKFVMLNGERYSHIIDPRTGYPTKGINSVSVFAKNAELCDALATAVFIMGKDSGIHLINQIDGVEVVVVDSDNKVQKSSGIIFDKKQ
- the pyrF gene encoding orotidine-5'-phosphate decarboxylase, with product MKIDHLVSQIHKKKSFLCIGLDTDLDKIPKHLLTEKDPIFSFNKEIIDATNQFCVAYKPNIAFYEAYGLKGWKSLEKTMDYLNSEHPNIFTIADAKRGDIGNTSTRYAKAFFETLNFDSITVAPYMGKDSIEPFLSFEDKHTILLALTSNEGAYDFQTKRIDGQELYKEVLEESKSYKNAERLMYVVGATKAVYLQDIRRIVPESFLLVPGVGAQGGNLQEVCKYGITKNIGLLVNSSRGILYASNNMDFAEAAAEKAKNIQREMEIELNKLE
- a CDS encoding ATP-binding cassette domain-containing protein; amino-acid sequence: MILEIDNIELNFGPRKILFGIYLKAKEGEVTGILGRNGCGKTSLLKIIFGSLKPKYKSIRIDGKNRKDRLFLSNSIAYLPQHQLLPNNIKIEKIFSLFNVDWNRFTEIFKSFKVYEKYKVFELSSGEIRILETYLILNRDFKIILLDEPFSFIAPIYVDIFKDMILSKKKNRITIITDHFYNDVMNIANTLYLLKNGHSKLINNIDDLVNDGYLSSSSQQK
- a CDS encoding thioredoxin family protein, which produces MKKLLFITFCMLFGTLQAQLWQENFDAAVALANEEDKPIILVFSGSDWCAPCIRLKRKVFDSDDFKNYASSHYVLYNADFPRKKKNQLPADKLDSHKSLAEKYNPRGHFPLVVIMDKQESVLGITSYSPRNTTKEYISLLNDFLK
- a CDS encoding ubiquinol-cytochrome c reductase iron-sulfur subunit, coding for MERKAFLKSLGAGAAFALTFPCLHGCSSDSEDLETFPEPDGVDFTVDLTSSDAAPLADNGGFILVKSNPSLGYTDIVVARNLEGNLIAASQICSHQQTEEVRFISEDGGIFRCSTHGSRFNQNGTPLNSITSNPLRVFNTELTGTILRVFE
- a CDS encoding DUF3570 domain-containing protein, translated to MLIFLLNISFAQAQQNTTSYKKRVLETSEIDLLFSYYEQDGQNAAVTGGEGTEELTDATSTIVLRIPINDDDVLTVDVGLSAYTSASSSNVNPLDGNNLNTTPFDASSGESRRDVLTYINPSYRHSSENRNSIWSANAYLSSEYDYFSIGFGGSYTRLFNDKNTELTIGGNVYLDKWDLIYPIELREGFFDDRIEGDGTYDPAFSEFSEANRNSYALSLGFSQILNKKLQGALFMDVVSQSGLLSTPFQRIYFGNAENFFIDDFQLADDVERLPDNRFKIPFGGRLNYYVNDLLVLRSYYRFYWDDWGITSHTASLEAPFKVTNKFTLYPTYRYYTQSAADYFFEKEDALSTFEFYTSDYDLSKYDAHQYGLGLQYKDIFANSKIFSFGLKTIDLRFSHYDRSDGLSAYILTLGTTFVGN
- a CDS encoding AIR synthase related protein: MSSDTSKRYAQRGVSASKEDVHNAIKNIDKGLFPKAFCKIVPDYLTGSAEHCLVMHADGAGTKSSLAYLYWKETGDISVWKGIAQDALIMNVDDLICVGATDTIMLSSTIGRNKNLIPAEVISAIINGTEELISDLSKHGVNIYSTGGETADVGDLLRTIIVDSTVTARLERKNVIDNANIKAGDVIVGLASFGQATYESGYNGGMGSNGLTSARHDVFGKYLAKKYPESYDPSVPKELIYSGNTTLTDSVPNSPINAGKLVLSPTRTYAPIIKKVLEKYTSEQIHGMVHCSGGAQTKILHFVEKLHIIKDNLFPVPPLFKLIQEQSDTDWKEMYQVFNCGHRMELYVSEKVANDIIEISKKFNVDAQIVGRVEKAAHKKLTIQSTFGKFEY